The following coding sequences lie in one Chanos chanos chromosome 4, fChaCha1.1, whole genome shotgun sequence genomic window:
- the pcdh20 gene encoding protocadherin-20 yields MFSKTCGACHITSGKIWGLCILLLYTSPLLCSSNFSHLIYKIKEGLPKGTLIGAIGADLKLDFSVDPPRSFSLDLKKFSNQYVNLNNTTGELYTSAQEIDRETLCADSADAKGCAIFLDMLILPQQYFELVKVKILIEDVNDNDPRFPSDEIQILVPENAPVNARFAVEQSAMDPDLGIYGVQTYWLDNDYGVFTLDVEENEGGELTPFLIVTESLDRETRAEYVTDIKAEDGGSPPRVGTASLRIIITDVNDNCPKFTESQVNVTLIGNASRGSQLARVHAFDPDLGDNALIMYTYSERISRETRSLFHLDKVTGVIKLAGKIDINTSKFYKLIVLANGVGCIPEVVMVNVHVIKVLSSPPTIIPRFIASEKDGVISLSESEPPLSPVAFFTVKNADPRQKVECLLEGTGPFRLSPYKNFKNEYLLETTEMLDYEQQQEYELTVVVKNSHGLVIKTLVKVQVVDMNDNAPVFKQAVIDITVEENNPPNTFLTKLQATDKDSGSRGEVLYLIGSDAPSIFHLDQITGVLTVSTSLDREEKETYRFMVRAVDRGLPRKESIATVTVTVQDRNDNSPRFINKDFTFFVPENFPGFGEIGVLSVTDADAGENGWVALSIINGSDIFMIDTGRGALRAKTPLDREQQGTYYLWVEAVDGGEPALSSITMVTVLLLDVNDNPPIVLFPQSNQSYMLVLPNTLPGTSITEVYAVDRDTGMNAVIAYSIIKRKGGEPGSFDIDPDTGNITLRKALSNRGLYSLLVKVSDHGQPEPLHSTVLVNLFVNETVSNESYIQSLLTRENIENEPTILKPEKITKEKELFPCQLVLITLSVICLGLLLVVVSLSTYICCKLKKHKKKRSEPETSGEINCDLLAADKKAQEISNL; encoded by the exons ATGTTCAGCAAAACCTGTGGCGCCTGCCATATCACCAGTGGAAAGATTTGG GGTTTGTGCATTCTCTTGCTGTATACCagccctctcctctgttcttcgAATTTCAGCCATCTCATCTATAAAATAAAAGAGGGATTGCCTAAGGGGACACTTATAGGAGCTATTGGTGCTGACCTAAAGTTGGATTTCTCTGTTGATCCCCCTCGATCATTTAGTCTGGACCTAAAGAAATTCAGTAATCAGTATGTGAACCTAAATAATACCACAGGGGAGCTGTACACATCTGCTCAGGAGATTgacagagagactctgtgtgctGATTCTGCTGACGCTAAAGGCTGTGCCATTTTTCTGGACATGCTTATTCTGCCTCAGCAGTACTTTGAACTTGTTAAGGTGAAAATCCTCATTGAGGACGTCAATGACAACGATCCCCGTTTCCCCTCGGACGAGATCCAGATTCTAGTGCCGGAAAACGCACCAGTGAATGCAAGGTTTGCAGTGGAACAGTCGGCAATGGATCCTGACTTGGGGATTTATGGGGTACAGACATACTGGCTAGACAATGATTATGGAGTGTTCACACTGGATGTTGAAGAGAACGAGGGAGGTGAACTTACACCCTTCCTTATTGTGACTGAGTCTTTAGATAGAGAAACTCGGGCAGAGTATGTGACTGACATTAAAGCAGAGGATGGGGGTTCACCTCCTCGTGTAGGCACAGCTAGTCTCAGAATCATTATCACAGATGTCAATGACAACTGCCCCAAATTTACAGAGTCACAAGTGAATGTCACTCTTATCGGGAATGCCTCCAGAGGATCCCAGCTGGCGCGTGTCCATGCCTTTGACCCAGACCTGGGCGATAATGCTCTAATCATGTACACCTACAGTGAACGGATCAGCAGGGAAACCCGGAGCCTGTTTCACTTGGATAAAGTCACAGGTGTCATCAAGCTTGCAGGAAAGATAGACATCAACACCTCAAAGTTCTACAAGTTGATTGTGCTAGCCAATGGGGTGGGCTGTATCCCTGAAGTGGTGATGGTCAATGTCCATGTCATCAAGGTGCTCTCAAGCCCACCCACCATCATACCACGCTTCATTGCTTCGGAGAAAGATGGTGTAATCTCATTAAGTGAATCTGAACCACCGTTGTCACCAGTTGCATTTTTCACAGTGAAGAACGCAGACCCAAGGCAAAAAGTGGAGTGTCTGCTAGAAGGGACTGGTCCATTCAGGTTGTCCCCCtataaaaactttaaaaatgaatatctgCTGGAGACCACTGAAATGCTTGATTACGAACAACAGCAGGAGTATGAATTGACTGTAGTGGTCAAGAACTCTCATGGTCTCGTCATAAAGACACTGGTGAAGGTACAGGTAGTTGATATGAACGATAATGCGCCAGTGTTTAAACAGGCAGTGATTGACATCACGGTGGAAGAGAACAATCCTCCAAATACATTCTTGACCAAGCTGCAAGCCACAGACAAAGACAGCGGCAGCAGAGGTGAGGTGTTGTACCTTATTGGATCTGATGCCCCCTCTATCTTCCACTTGGACCAGATAACTGGAGTATTGACTGTGTCCACTTCCCTTGACCGTGAGGAAAAGGAGACATACCGTTTCATGGTGCGGGCAGTGGATCGCGGCTTGCCGAGGAAGGAGTCCATTGCCACGGTAACCGTTACTGTACAAGATCGAAATGACAACAGTCCACGCTTTATCAACAAGGACTTCACTTTCTTTGTTCCAGAGAACTTTCCAGGCTTTGGAGAGATTGGTGTGTTGTCTGTCACAGATGCAGATGCTGGGGAAAATGGTTGGGTGGCATTGTCTATCATTAACGGCAGTGATATTTTCATGATTGACACAGGACGTGGGGCACTACGAGCCAAGACCCCCCTGGACAGGGAACAGCAGGGGACATATTACCTATGGGTCGAAGCTGTGGATGGGGGCGAGCCTGCCCTCTCCAGCATCACCATGGTCACTGTGCTTCTCCTAGATGTCAATGACAACCCACCTATTGTACTTTTCCCTCAGTCCAACCAGTCTTACATGTTGGTACTGCCCAATACACTCCCAGGAACATCCATTACGGAGGTATATGCTGTGGATCGTGACACTGGCATGAATGCAGTCATTGCTTATAGCATCATCAAACGGAAAGGAGGTGAGCCAGGCTCGTTTGATATTGATCCGGACACGGGGAACATTACATTGAGGAAAGCACTTAGCAACAGGGGTCTCTACAGTCTGCTGGTCAAAGTCAGTGACCACGGTCAACCTGAACCGCTCCATTCTACAGTACTGGTTAACCTGTTTGTCAATGAGACTGTGAGCAACGAAAGTTATATTCAGAGCTTGCTCACTCGAGAAAACATAGAAAATGAACCTACAATATTAAAACCAGAGAAGATTACCAAGGAGAAAGAGCTTTTCCCCTGCCAGTTGGTACTGATCACTCTGTCAGTCATTTGCCTGGGACTGCTTCTGGTGGTGGTCTCATTGAGCACATACATATGCTGTAAGTTAAAAAAGCATAAAAAGAAGAGATCAGAGCCTGAGACTTCAGGGGAAATTAACTGTGACCTACTGGCAGCAGATAAAAAGGCCCAGGAGATTTCAAATTTATGA